The Mixta hanseatica genome includes a region encoding these proteins:
- a CDS encoding glycoside hydrolase family 43 protein, producing MIQWPNPLIEQRADPFILRYQDRYYFIASVPEYDRLELRCAESIIGLAEAQPVVVWRKPDVGPMSALIWAPEIHHIDGQWVIYFAAAPSREIKEGLFQHRMYALTCDDADPLRGNWQDRGRIRTPIDSFSLDATTFRHQDKQWYLWAQKDPAIPGNSNLYLAELENPWTLKGKPVMLSRPEYEWECAGFSVNEGPAVVRHGNRLFVSYSASATDENYCLGLLWIDVDDDPMQPAQWNKSARPVFTTSWENRQYGPGHNSFTLDEAGNDLLVYHARNYTEIEGDPLWDPNRHTRIKDIRWDANGMPDFGVPPADTLLNQRAVNGQ from the coding sequence ATGATCCAGTGGCCCAACCCGTTAATTGAACAGCGAGCGGACCCTTTTATTTTACGCTATCAGGATCGCTACTACTTTATCGCCTCCGTTCCTGAATACGATCGCCTTGAGCTGCGCTGCGCCGAGTCCATTATCGGCCTTGCGGAAGCGCAGCCGGTCGTCGTATGGCGTAAGCCCGATGTCGGACCGATGAGCGCGCTGATCTGGGCGCCGGAAATTCATCATATTGACGGTCAGTGGGTGATCTATTTTGCCGCTGCGCCCAGTCGGGAAATTAAAGAAGGTTTGTTTCAGCATCGCATGTATGCTCTGACCTGTGATGATGCCGATCCGTTAAGGGGAAACTGGCAGGATCGCGGCCGCATCCGTACGCCTATTGACAGTTTTTCACTGGATGCCACCACGTTTCGTCATCAGGACAAGCAGTGGTATCTGTGGGCGCAAAAAGATCCGGCGATTCCGGGCAACTCCAACCTCTACCTGGCAGAGCTGGAAAATCCCTGGACGCTAAAAGGTAAGCCGGTGATGCTCAGCCGTCCTGAGTATGAGTGGGAATGCGCCGGTTTTAGCGTGAACGAAGGGCCTGCGGTGGTTCGTCACGGTAACCGGCTATTTGTCAGCTATTCGGCCAGCGCAACGGATGAAAATTACTGTCTGGGGCTGCTGTGGATCGATGTGGATGACGATCCGATGCAGCCGGCCCAGTGGAACAAATCTGCCCGTCCAGTCTTCACCACCAGCTGGGAGAACCGCCAGTACGGGCCGGGCCACAATAGCTTTACCCTGGATGAGGCGGGCAATGATTTGCTGGTCTATCACGCCCGCAACTATACGGAAATCGAAGGCGACCCGCTGTGGGACCCGAACCGTCATACCCGTATTAAAGATATCCGCTGGGATGCTAACGGCATGCCGGACTTCGGCGTGCCGCCAGCCGATACGCTGTTAAACCAGCGTGCCGTAAATGGTCAGTAG
- a CDS encoding glycoside-pentoside-hexuronide (GPH):cation symporter yields the protein MNGSALSFREKLGYGMGDAGCNMIGGAIMLFLNYFYTDVFGLAPALVGVLLLSVRVLDAVTDPIMGAIADRTQSRWGRFRPWLLWVSVPYVVFSVLMFTTPDWSYEYKVVYAFVTYFLMSLAYTAINIPYCSLGGVITNDPHERVSCQSYRFVMVGIATLILSLTLLPMTEWFGGGDRARGYQMAMGVMAVIGLLMFLYCFANVRERIRPAVPSNDDLKNDLRDVWKNDQWVRILLLTFCNVCPGFIRMAATMYYVTWVMGQSTHFATLFISLGVVGMMIGSTLAKVMTDRWCKLKVFFWTNIALAIFSCGFYFLNPQATVLVTLMYFLLNILHQIPSPLHWSLMADVDDYGEWKTGKRITGISFSGNLFFLKVGLAVAGAMVGFLLSFYGYDAGAKQQGSSALNGIVLLFTVIPGIGYLITAGVVRLLKVDRHLMQTIQQDLAKRRENYRELSALREGNAFDIKPEGTAS from the coding sequence ATGAACGGCTCTGCGCTTTCTTTTAGAGAAAAGCTGGGTTACGGCATGGGCGACGCTGGCTGTAATATGATTGGCGGCGCCATTATGCTGTTCCTTAACTACTTCTATACCGATGTATTTGGCCTCGCCCCGGCGCTGGTCGGTGTGTTGCTGCTTTCAGTACGCGTACTGGATGCGGTAACCGATCCCATTATGGGCGCGATTGCCGATCGTACCCAAAGCCGCTGGGGCCGCTTTCGTCCCTGGCTGCTGTGGGTTTCCGTTCCGTATGTGGTATTCAGCGTACTGATGTTTACCACGCCGGACTGGAGCTACGAATACAAAGTCGTCTACGCCTTTGTTACCTACTTCCTGATGTCGCTGGCCTATACGGCGATTAATATCCCCTACTGTTCGCTGGGCGGCGTGATTACTAACGATCCCCATGAACGCGTCTCCTGCCAGTCCTACCGCTTTGTCATGGTGGGCATCGCGACGCTGATCCTGTCGCTTACCCTGCTGCCGATGACCGAATGGTTCGGCGGCGGCGATCGGGCGCGGGGCTACCAGATGGCAATGGGCGTGATGGCGGTTATCGGGCTGCTGATGTTCCTTTACTGCTTCGCCAACGTACGTGAACGTATCCGCCCTGCCGTGCCCAGCAATGACGATCTGAAAAACGATCTGCGTGACGTCTGGAAAAACGATCAGTGGGTGCGTATTTTGCTGCTGACCTTCTGCAACGTCTGTCCCGGCTTTATTCGCATGGCAGCCACCATGTATTACGTCACCTGGGTGATGGGACAATCTACCCACTTCGCCACGCTGTTTATCAGCCTTGGCGTGGTAGGCATGATGATCGGCAGTACGCTGGCGAAAGTCATGACCGACCGCTGGTGTAAGCTGAAAGTCTTTTTTTGGACCAATATCGCGCTGGCTATTTTTTCCTGCGGCTTCTACTTCCTTAACCCGCAGGCCACGGTGCTGGTTACACTGATGTATTTCCTGCTGAATATCCTGCACCAAATCCCCTCCCCGCTGCACTGGTCGCTGATGGCGGATGTGGATGATTACGGCGAATGGAAAACCGGCAAACGCATTACCGGCATCAGCTTCTCCGGAAATCTGTTTTTCCTGAAGGTCGGCCTGGCGGTAGCGGGTGCGATGGTCGGTTTCCTGCTCTCATTTTATGGTTACGATGCAGGAGCTAAGCAGCAAGGCAGTAGCGCGCTGAACGGTATTGTGCTGCTGTTTACCGTGATCCCCGGCATCGGCTACCTGATTACCGCAGGCGTTGTGCGTCTGTTAAAAGTCGATCGTCATCTGATGCAAACTATTCAGCAGGATCTGGCGAAACGGCGGGAAAACTATCGTGAGCTGAGCGCGCTGCGCGAAGGCAATGCTTTTGATATCAAACCAGAAGGAACGGCATCATGA
- the aroP gene encoding aromatic amino acid transporter AroP: MEQQQGDTLKRGLKNRHIQLIALGGAVGTGLFLGIGQTIQMAGPSVLLGYAIGGFIAFLIMRQLGEMVVEEPVAGSFSHFAYKYWGNFAGFASGWNYWVLYVLVAMAELTAVGKYIQVWWPEFPSWATAALFFVLINAINLTNVKVYGEMEFWFAIIKVVAVVGMILFGGWLLFSGQGGPQASVSNIWAQGGFFPHGISGLVMAMAVIMFSFGGLELVGITAAEADDPSKSIPRATNQVIYRILIFYIGSLAVLLSLYPWTKVVGESSPFVMIFHDLGETLVANVLNVVFLTAALSVYNSCVYSNSRMLYGLAKQGSGPQALLKVDRRGVPYVALGVSALATAICVLINYLMPGEAFGLLMALVVSALVINWAMISLAHLKFRKAKDRQGVQTRFRAILYPVGNWICLLFMAAILVIMLMTPGMAISVWLIPVWLVVLAVGYAIKNRSQRS, encoded by the coding sequence ATGGAACAACAGCAGGGCGATACGCTGAAGCGCGGATTGAAAAACCGCCATATTCAGCTGATTGCATTAGGCGGTGCCGTGGGTACCGGCCTGTTTCTGGGAATTGGGCAAACCATCCAAATGGCCGGGCCATCGGTATTATTAGGTTATGCCATCGGCGGGTTTATCGCTTTTCTGATTATGCGTCAGCTGGGCGAAATGGTGGTCGAAGAGCCTGTAGCCGGTTCCTTTAGCCACTTCGCTTATAAATACTGGGGCAATTTTGCCGGCTTCGCTTCCGGCTGGAACTATTGGGTACTGTATGTGCTGGTCGCCATGGCCGAGCTTACCGCCGTTGGCAAGTATATCCAGGTCTGGTGGCCGGAGTTTCCCTCCTGGGCTACCGCCGCGTTGTTCTTCGTTCTGATAAACGCCATCAACCTGACTAACGTTAAAGTTTACGGCGAGATGGAATTCTGGTTCGCCATTATTAAAGTGGTCGCGGTCGTTGGGATGATTCTGTTCGGCGGCTGGCTGCTGTTTAGCGGTCAGGGCGGGCCGCAGGCTTCGGTCAGCAATATCTGGGCGCAGGGCGGCTTTTTCCCGCACGGCATTAGCGGACTGGTGATGGCGATGGCAGTGATTATGTTCTCGTTCGGCGGTCTGGAGCTGGTGGGTATTACCGCCGCCGAAGCGGACGACCCGTCGAAAAGCATTCCGCGCGCAACTAATCAGGTGATCTACCGCATCCTTATTTTTTATATCGGCTCGCTGGCGGTGCTGCTCTCGCTCTATCCCTGGACCAAAGTGGTGGGCGAAAGCAGTCCGTTCGTGATGATCTTTCACGACCTTGGCGAAACGCTGGTGGCCAACGTGTTGAACGTGGTGTTCCTGACGGCGGCGCTGTCGGTGTATAACAGCTGCGTCTATAGCAACAGCCGGATGCTCTATGGCCTGGCGAAACAGGGCAGCGGCCCGCAGGCGTTGCTCAAGGTTGACCGTCGCGGCGTTCCCTATGTGGCGCTGGGCGTGTCGGCGCTGGCAACGGCGATTTGCGTATTGATTAACTACCTGATGCCGGGCGAGGCCTTTGGCCTACTGATGGCGCTGGTGGTCTCGGCGCTGGTGATTAACTGGGCAATGATTAGCCTGGCGCATCTGAAATTCCGTAAGGCGAAAGATCGCCAGGGCGTGCAGACGCGTTTCCGCGCGATTCTCTATCCGGTCGGTAACTGGATTTGCCTGCTCTTTATGGCCGCGATTCTGGTGATCATGCTGATGACGCCGGGCATGGCCATTTCGGTCTGGCTTATCCCGGTCTGGCTGGTGGTGCTGGCGGTTGGCTACGCCATCAAAAACCGCTCGCAGCGAAGCTAA
- the pdhR gene encoding pyruvate dehydrogenase complex transcriptional repressor PdhR — MAYSKIRQPKLSDAIEQQLESLIMEGTLRPGEKLLPERELAKQFDVSRPSLREAIQRLEAKGLLLRRQGGGTFVQKSLWQSLSDPLVALLADHPESQFDLLETRHALEGIAAYYAALRGTEEDLQRIRDCHLAIQHAQQSGDLDAEADAVMQYQIAVTEAAHNVVLLHLLRSMGPMLEKNVRQNFELLYSRREMLAQVSSHRASIFEAIVAREPEKAREASHRHLAFIEEILLDRSREQTRRERSLRRLQQRKE; from the coding sequence ATGGCCTACAGTAAGATTCGCCAACCAAAGCTCTCGGATGCAATTGAGCAACAGCTTGAGTCCCTGATTATGGAGGGAACGCTGCGTCCGGGTGAAAAGCTTCTCCCTGAGCGGGAGCTGGCTAAGCAGTTTGACGTTTCTCGCCCCTCTTTGCGCGAAGCGATACAGCGTCTGGAGGCAAAAGGGCTTCTGCTGCGTCGTCAGGGCGGTGGCACCTTTGTTCAGAAAAGCCTGTGGCAAAGTCTGAGCGATCCTCTGGTAGCGCTACTCGCCGATCACCCCGAATCCCAGTTCGACCTGCTGGAAACCCGTCATGCGCTTGAAGGTATCGCAGCTTATTACGCTGCGCTGCGCGGAACCGAAGAGGATCTGCAGCGCATACGCGATTGCCATTTGGCCATCCAGCATGCCCAGCAAAGCGGCGACCTGGATGCCGAAGCCGATGCAGTGATGCAGTATCAGATTGCCGTAACAGAAGCGGCGCATAATGTGGTGCTGCTGCATTTGCTACGCTCAATGGGCCCGATGCTGGAAAAAAACGTTCGACAGAACTTTGAATTGCTCTACTCACGCCGGGAAATGCTGGCGCAGGTAAGCAGTCATCGCGCCAGTATTTTTGAGGCGATTGTGGCCCGCGAGCCGGAAAAGGCACGCGAAGCCTCACACCGCCATCTGGCGTTTATTGAGGAGATATTGCTGGACAGAAGTCGGGAGCAGACGCGTCGTGAACGCTCCCTGCGTCGTTTACAGCAACGTAAGGAATAG
- the aceE gene encoding pyruvate dehydrogenase (acetyl-transferring), homodimeric type gives MSERLHNDVDPIETRDWLQAIESVIREEGVERAQFLIDQVLSEARKGGVNVAAGSAVSNYVNSIAVEEEPDYPGNTSLERRIRSAIRWNAMMAVLRASKKDLELGGHLSSFQSSATIYEVCFNHFFRARSEKDGGDLVYFQGHISPGVYSRAFLEGRLTEEQMNNFRQEVHGKGLSSYPHPKLMPDFWQFPTVSMGLGPLSAIYQAKFLKYLEHRGLKDTSAQTVYAFLGDGEMDEPESKGAITIATREKLDNLVFVINCNLQRLDGPVTGNGKIINELEGIFGGAGWEVIKVIWGSRWDELLRKDTSGKLIQLMNETVDGDYQTFKSRNGAYVREHFFGKYPETAELVKDMSDDEIFALNRGGHDPKKIYAALKKAQETKGKPVVILAHTIKGYGMGDTAEGKNIAHQVKKMNMEGVRYVRDRFNVPVTDENLETLPYVKFEEGSEEYNYLHGQRQKLGGYLPSRQPNFSEKLELPTLEDFAPLLEEQNKEISTTIAFVRALNVMLKNKSIKDRLVPIIADEARTFGMEGLFRQIGIYSPNGQQYTPQDREQVAYYKEDEKGQILQEGINELGAGASWLAAATSYSTNNLPMIPFYIYYSMFGFQRIGDLCWAAGDQQARGFLVGGTSGRTTLNGEGLQHEDGHSHIQALTIPNCISYDPAYAYEVAVIMQDGLTRMYGEAQENIYYYITTLNENYHMPAMPQGAEEGIRKGIYKLETLEGSKGKVQLLGSGAILRHVREAAEILAKEYGIGSDVYSVTSFTELARDGQDCERWNMLHPTAEARVPYIAQVMNDAPAVASTDYMKLFAEQVRSYIPASDYRVLGTDGFGRSDSRENLRHHFEVDASYVVVAALGELAKRGEIDKKVVADAITKFNIDADKVNPRLA, from the coding sequence ATGTCAGAACGTTTACATAATGACGTGGATCCGATCGAAACCCGCGACTGGCTACAGGCGATCGAATCGGTCATCCGTGAAGAAGGTGTTGAGCGTGCGCAGTTCCTGATCGATCAGGTACTGAGCGAAGCGCGTAAAGGCGGCGTAAACGTCGCTGCAGGCTCTGCTGTCAGCAACTACGTTAACTCTATCGCCGTTGAAGAAGAACCGGACTATCCGGGCAATACCTCTCTGGAGCGTCGTATCCGTTCCGCAATTCGCTGGAACGCCATGATGGCGGTACTGCGTGCGTCGAAAAAAGATCTGGAGCTGGGTGGCCACCTCTCATCTTTCCAGTCTTCGGCGACCATTTATGAAGTCTGCTTTAACCATTTCTTCCGTGCGCGCAGTGAGAAAGATGGCGGCGATCTGGTTTACTTCCAGGGCCATATTTCTCCGGGCGTTTACTCACGCGCCTTCCTTGAAGGTCGTTTGACTGAAGAGCAGATGAACAACTTCCGTCAGGAAGTGCACGGCAAAGGCCTCTCTTCCTATCCGCATCCTAAACTGATGCCGGATTTCTGGCAGTTCCCGACCGTTTCTATGGGCCTGGGCCCGCTGTCGGCGATCTATCAGGCGAAATTCCTGAAATATCTGGAACACCGCGGCCTGAAAGATACCTCTGCGCAGACCGTTTACGCTTTCCTTGGCGATGGCGAAATGGATGAGCCGGAATCCAAAGGCGCCATCACTATCGCGACGCGCGAGAAGCTGGATAACCTGGTCTTCGTCATCAACTGTAACCTGCAGCGTCTGGATGGTCCGGTAACCGGCAACGGCAAGATCATCAACGAACTGGAAGGCATCTTTGGCGGCGCCGGCTGGGAAGTGATCAAGGTGATTTGGGGCAGCCGTTGGGACGAACTGCTGCGCAAAGATACCAGCGGCAAGCTGATCCAGCTGATGAATGAAACCGTTGATGGCGATTATCAGACCTTTAAATCGCGTAACGGCGCCTATGTGCGCGAGCACTTCTTCGGTAAATATCCGGAAACCGCTGAGCTGGTGAAAGATATGTCCGACGACGAGATTTTCGCGCTGAACCGCGGTGGTCACGATCCGAAGAAAATCTATGCGGCGCTGAAAAAAGCGCAGGAGACCAAAGGCAAGCCGGTGGTGATTCTGGCGCATACCATTAAGGGTTATGGTATGGGCGATACCGCAGAAGGGAAAAACATCGCTCACCAGGTGAAGAAAATGAACATGGAAGGCGTGCGCTACGTTCGCGATCGCTTCAATGTTCCGGTTACCGATGAAAACCTGGAAACGCTGCCGTACGTCAAATTCGAAGAAGGGTCTGAAGAGTACAACTACCTGCACGGCCAGCGCCAGAAGCTGGGTGGCTATCTGCCAAGCCGTCAGCCGAACTTCTCCGAGAAGCTTGAGCTGCCGACTCTGGAAGATTTCGCGCCGCTGCTGGAAGAGCAGAACAAAGAAATTTCTACCACCATCGCCTTTGTGCGTGCGCTGAACGTGATGCTGAAGAACAAGTCGATCAAAGATCGTCTGGTGCCGATCATCGCTGACGAAGCGCGTACCTTTGGTATGGAGGGCCTGTTCCGTCAGATCGGTATTTACAGCCCGAACGGCCAGCAGTACACGCCGCAGGACCGTGAGCAGGTTGCTTACTATAAAGAAGATGAGAAAGGCCAGATTCTGCAGGAAGGGATCAACGAGCTGGGTGCAGGCGCGTCCTGGCTGGCTGCTGCGACCTCTTACAGCACCAACAACCTGCCGATGATTCCGTTCTACATCTATTACTCAATGTTCGGCTTCCAGCGTATCGGCGATCTCTGCTGGGCAGCGGGCGACCAACAGGCGCGCGGCTTCCTGGTCGGCGGCACCTCCGGTCGTACTACGCTGAACGGCGAAGGCCTGCAGCATGAAGATGGTCATAGCCATATTCAGGCGCTGACTATCCCGAACTGTATCTCTTACGATCCGGCTTATGCTTACGAAGTCGCGGTGATCATGCAGGACGGCCTGACCCGTATGTACGGCGAAGCGCAGGAAAATATTTACTACTACATCACCACGCTGAACGAAAACTACCACATGCCAGCCATGCCGCAGGGCGCGGAAGAGGGTATCCGTAAGGGTATCTACAAGCTGGAAACGCTGGAAGGCAGCAAAGGTAAAGTACAGCTGCTGGGCTCTGGCGCGATCCTGCGTCACGTACGCGAAGCCGCCGAGATTCTGGCGAAAGAGTACGGTATCGGCTCTGATGTTTACAGCGTAACCTCCTTCACCGAACTGGCGCGCGACGGCCAGGATTGTGAACGCTGGAACATGCTGCATCCGACAGCAGAAGCGCGCGTGCCGTATATCGCTCAGGTGATGAATGATGCGCCGGCCGTAGCCTCTACTGACTACATGAAACTGTTTGCTGAACAGGTTCGCAGCTATATCCCGGCCAGCGATTATCGCGTACTGGGTACCGACGGCTTTGGCCGTTCTGACAGCCGTGAAAACCTGCGTCACCACTTCGAAGTGGACGCATCCTATGTGGTGGTTGCAGCGCTGGGTGAACTGGCTAAACGCGGCGAAATCGATAAGAAAGTGGTGGCGGACGCCATTACCAAATTCAATATCGATGCAGATAAAGTCAACCCGCGTCTGGCATAA
- the aceF gene encoding pyruvate dehydrogenase complex dihydrolipoyllysine-residue acetyltransferase: protein MAIEINVPDIGADEVEVTEILVKVGDKVEAEQSLITVEGDKASMEVPSPQAGVVKEIKVNTGDKVETGSLIMIFDAEGAANAQPAPAAEKPADAQPAPAAAAESKEVNVPDIGSDEVEVTEILVKVGDKVEAEQSLITVEGDKASMEVPAPFAGTVKEIKINTGDKVSTGSLIMVFETAASGSAAAAKPQVKEEAATAPAASGGSATKEVNVPDIGGDEVEVTEILVKAGDKVTAEQSLITVEGDKASMEVPAPFAGTVKEIKINTGDKVSTGSLIMLFEVEGAAPAAAPAPAPAQKEAAPAAKAEQAAPAASAPAKTSGKDEFAENDAYVHATPVIRRLAREFGVNLAKVKGTGRKGRILKEDVQSYVKDAVKRAESAPAAATGGGLPGMLPWPKVDFSKFGEVEEVELGRIQKISGANLSRNWVMIPHVTHFDKTDITELETFRKQQNAEAEKRKLDVKITPVVFIMKAVAAALEQMPRFNSSLSEDGQKLTLKKYINIGVAVDTPNGLVVPVFKDVNKKGIIELSRELMTISKKARDGKLTAGEMQGGCFTISSIGGLGTTHFAPIVNAPEVAILGVSKSSMEPVWNGKEFMPRLMLPISLSFDHRVIDGADGARFITIINNTLSDIRRLVM from the coding sequence ATGGCTATCGAAATTAATGTCCCGGACATCGGCGCAGATGAAGTTGAAGTGACCGAAATCCTGGTAAAGGTTGGCGACAAGGTTGAAGCCGAGCAGTCGCTGATCACCGTTGAAGGCGACAAGGCCTCAATGGAAGTGCCTTCGCCGCAGGCGGGCGTGGTCAAAGAGATCAAAGTCAACACCGGCGACAAAGTGGAAACCGGCTCGCTGATTATGATTTTTGACGCCGAAGGCGCAGCAAATGCTCAGCCAGCGCCGGCCGCAGAGAAACCGGCTGACGCTCAGCCTGCGCCTGCCGCTGCGGCAGAAAGCAAAGAAGTGAATGTCCCGGATATCGGCAGCGACGAAGTCGAAGTGACCGAGATCCTGGTGAAAGTGGGCGACAAGGTTGAAGCTGAGCAGTCGCTAATCACCGTTGAAGGCGATAAAGCCTCAATGGAAGTGCCGGCGCCGTTCGCGGGTACGGTTAAAGAGATCAAAATCAACACCGGCGATAAAGTCAGCACCGGCTCGCTGATTATGGTCTTCGAAACTGCGGCTTCTGGCAGCGCAGCGGCAGCGAAACCGCAGGTGAAAGAGGAAGCGGCGACTGCGCCGGCGGCCTCTGGCGGTTCAGCCACCAAAGAAGTGAATGTGCCAGATATCGGCGGCGACGAAGTTGAAGTGACCGAAATCCTGGTGAAGGCGGGCGATAAAGTCACCGCCGAGCAGTCGCTGATTACCGTTGAAGGCGACAAGGCTTCCATGGAAGTGCCGGCGCCGTTCGCGGGCACGGTTAAAGAGATCAAAATCAACACCGGCGATAAAGTCAGCACCGGTTCGCTGATTATGCTGTTTGAAGTGGAAGGCGCTGCGCCAGCGGCGGCTCCGGCTCCGGCTCCGGCGCAAAAAGAAGCGGCACCGGCAGCGAAAGCTGAGCAGGCAGCTCCGGCGGCATCCGCGCCGGCGAAAACGTCCGGTAAAGATGAGTTCGCTGAGAACGATGCCTACGTACACGCGACGCCGGTTATCCGTCGTCTGGCGCGTGAGTTTGGCGTTAACCTGGCGAAAGTGAAGGGCACCGGCCGTAAAGGACGTATTCTGAAAGAAGACGTACAGAGTTACGTGAAGGATGCGGTGAAACGCGCTGAATCGGCGCCAGCAGCTGCAACCGGCGGTGGTCTGCCGGGTATGCTGCCGTGGCCAAAAGTGGACTTCAGCAAGTTTGGCGAGGTAGAAGAAGTTGAGCTGGGCCGTATCCAGAAAATCTCTGGTGCTAACCTGAGCCGTAACTGGGTGATGATCCCGCACGTTACGCACTTCGATAAAACCGATATCACCGAGCTGGAAACCTTCCGTAAACAGCAGAACGCCGAAGCTGAGAAGCGTAAGTTGGATGTGAAGATCACCCCGGTAGTCTTCATTATGAAAGCCGTTGCTGCTGCGCTGGAGCAGATGCCGCGCTTCAACAGCTCACTCTCTGAAGATGGCCAGAAGCTGACGCTGAAGAAATATATCAATATCGGCGTGGCGGTTGATACGCCGAATGGTCTGGTGGTTCCGGTATTCAAGGATGTTAACAAGAAAGGCATCATTGAGCTTTCTCGTGAACTGATGACCATCTCCAAAAAAGCGCGTGATGGTAAGCTGACCGCTGGCGAAATGCAGGGCGGCTGTTTCACTATCTCCAGCATCGGCGGGCTGGGCACCACTCACTTCGCGCCGATTGTGAACGCGCCGGAAGTGGCGATCCTCGGCGTGTCCAAGTCCTCAATGGAGCCGGTGTGGAATGGTAAAGAGTTTATGCCGCGTTTGATGCTGCCGATCTCTCTCTCCTTCGACCATCGCGTCATCGATGGGGCAGATGGTGCGCGTTTCATCACCATCATCAACAACACCTTAAGCGATATTCGCCGTCTGGTGATGTAG
- the lpdA gene encoding dihydrolipoyl dehydrogenase, whose amino-acid sequence MSTEIKTQVVVLGAGPAGYSAAFRCADLGLETVLVERYSTLGGVCLNVGCIPSKALLHVAKVIEEAKALAEHGIVFGEPQTDINKIRTWKEKVINQLTGGLSGMAKGRKVKVVNGLGKFTGANTLVVEGENGATTINFDNAIIAAGSRPIQLPFIPHEDPRVWDSTAALELKEVPKRMLVMGGGIIGLEMGTVYHALGSEIDVVEMFDQVIPAADKDVVKVFTKRISKKFNLMLETKVTAVEAKEDGIYVSMEGKKAPAEAQRYDAVLVAIGRVPNGKNLDAGKAGVEVDERGFIRVDKQMRTNVPHIYAIGDIVGQPMLAHKGVHEGHVAAEVIAGKKHYFDPKVIPSIAYTEPEVAWVGLTEKEAKEKGISYETATFPWAASGRAIASDCADGMTKLIFDKETHRVIGGAIVGTNGGELLGEIGLAIEMGCDAEDIALTIHAHPTLHESVGLAAEIFEGSITDLPNPKAKKK is encoded by the coding sequence ATGAGTACAGAGATTAAAACCCAGGTCGTTGTGCTTGGGGCAGGTCCTGCGGGCTACTCTGCAGCCTTTCGCTGCGCGGATTTAGGTCTGGAGACCGTACTGGTAGAGCGTTACAGCACCCTTGGCGGTGTTTGCCTTAACGTGGGTTGTATCCCTTCTAAAGCGCTGCTGCACGTAGCGAAAGTTATCGAAGAAGCGAAAGCGCTGGCGGAACACGGCATCGTTTTCGGCGAACCGCAAACTGACATTAACAAAATCCGTACCTGGAAAGAGAAAGTCATCAACCAGCTGACCGGTGGTCTGTCTGGCATGGCGAAAGGGCGTAAAGTTAAGGTGGTTAACGGTCTCGGTAAATTTACCGGTGCGAATACGCTGGTGGTTGAAGGCGAAAACGGCGCGACCACAATTAACTTCGATAATGCGATTATTGCGGCGGGTTCACGTCCGATTCAGCTTCCTTTCATTCCTCATGAAGATCCACGCGTTTGGGATTCCACTGCGGCGCTTGAGCTGAAAGAAGTGCCGAAGCGTATGCTGGTGATGGGCGGCGGTATTATCGGCCTGGAGATGGGCACCGTTTATCACGCGCTGGGTTCAGAAATTGACGTGGTTGAGATGTTCGACCAGGTTATCCCGGCTGCCGACAAAGACGTGGTTAAAGTCTTCACTAAACGCATCAGCAAGAAATTCAATCTGATGCTGGAAACCAAGGTTACCGCGGTTGAAGCCAAAGAAGACGGCATCTACGTCTCTATGGAAGGCAAAAAAGCCCCTGCTGAAGCGCAGCGTTACGACGCGGTGTTGGTGGCTATCGGTCGCGTACCGAACGGTAAAAACCTCGATGCCGGCAAAGCGGGCGTAGAAGTGGACGAGCGCGGCTTTATCCGTGTTGATAAGCAGATGCGCACTAACGTGCCGCACATCTACGCGATCGGCGACATCGTCGGCCAGCCGATGCTGGCGCACAAAGGCGTTCATGAAGGTCACGTGGCGGCAGAAGTGATCGCCGGTAAGAAACACTATTTCGATCCGAAAGTGATTCCGTCCATCGCCTATACCGAGCCTGAAGTAGCATGGGTAGGTCTGACTGAGAAAGAAGCGAAAGAGAAAGGCATCAGCTATGAAACCGCCACCTTCCCGTGGGCAGCTTCCGGCCGTGCTATCGCTTCTGACTGTGCAGACGGCATGACCAAACTGATTTTCGATAAAGAAACGCATCGTGTGATCGGCGGCGCTATCGTCGGCACCAACGGCGGTGAACTGTTGGGCGAAATCGGCCTGGCAATCGAAATGGGCTGTGATGCGGAAGATATCGCGCTGACCATCCACGCTCACCCGACGCTGCACGAGTCGGTTGGCCTGGCGGCAGAAATTTTTGAAGGTAGCATTACCGACCTGCCTAACCCGAAAGCAAAGAAAAAATAA